A single genomic interval of Trichosurus vulpecula isolate mTriVul1 chromosome 6, mTriVul1.pri, whole genome shotgun sequence harbors:
- the C6H4orf19 gene encoding uncharacterized protein C4orf19 homolog — translation MGCRCCKMIQSYLFEPVHAPPAGCISEVNSYKPEEEHDVKLKENSEILAHQNDLQNEELQRTETKNRLNSAQEPFWHHRGPPIHEDHAGNSLTKTNTALNGIGANSAVSPDVNPSLSQGKEITPHESGSGSLASAVSDSDPGEHFVKESDPGKNGHMRQAVEETQVILNGGSQASGENASSPGSNHSLEIQNHIGQLPVPDYPQVEVQVINEVIDENYCFLSNHLQAEPMDRVDYANGDHISDLSFSKRRSWDSLNETIKTEVLTISINEDVSEHDIDWSPEQEDAAVAEALAALEAATAGEDGEEGY, via the exons ATGGGGTGCAGGTGCTGTAAAATGATACAAAG CTATCTCTTTGAGCCAGTTCATGCGCCACCTGCTGGTTGTATCAGTGAAGTAAACAGTTACAAGCCAGAGGAAGAACATGacgtcaaactcaaagagaataGTGAAATACTAGCACATCAAAATGACCTTCAAAATGAGGAGCTACAGAGGACTGAAACCAAAAACAGGCTGAACAGCGCCCAGGAGCCCTTTTGGCATCATCGAGGACCTCCGATCCACGAGGATCATGCGGGGAACTCTTTGACAAAGACCAACACTGCTCTCAATGGCATTGGTGCCAATTCTGCTGTATCCCCCGATGTAAATCCCAGTCTTAGCCAAGGAAAAGAAATCACTCCCCATGAGAGTGGCAGCGGGTCTTTGGCTAGTGCTGTGAGTGATAGTGACCCCGGTGAACACTTTGTTAAAGAAAGTGACCCAGGGAAAAACGGTCATATGCGTCAAGCTGTAGAAGAGACTCAAGTCATCCTAAATGGAGGTTCCCAAGCTTCGGGAGAAAATGCATCCTCCCCAGGAAGTAACCACTCGTTGGAAATCCAAAACCACATCGGCCAGCTACCAGTCCCTGACTATCCTCAAGTTGAGGTGCAAGTGATAAACGAGGTTATTGATGAAAATTACTGTTTTCTGAGTAATCACCTCCAGGCTGAGCCGATGGACCGAGTGGATTATGCAAATGGAGATCACATCTCAGACCTGTCTTTTTCTAAAAGGAGAAGCTGGGATTCATTAAATGAAACCATTAAGACTGAGGTCTTAACTATTAGCATTAATGAGGATGTATCTGAACATGACATTGACTGGAGCCCTGAACAGGAGGATGCTGCTGTGGCAGAAGCCCTTGCAGCCCTAGAAGCTGCCACTGCAGGAGAGGATGGTGAAGAGGGGTACTAG